Proteins encoded within one genomic window of Mesorhizobium sp. AR10:
- a CDS encoding TIGR02117 family protein — MRKLGRILATLVVAVALAATLGTLVPRPLWRAAAAAPAGTRHILVLKNPIHTDIAIPVDDDVRKRFHFLVNAGIPADSPEVRYIVFGWGGRAFYLETPTWSELKAVPVIKALTLDTSVMHVDVAGEIPEPRPNVTGFDIGEERFTALLDFIVASFQQGPNGPILVPDAAYSRFDRFYEANGHFNALVGCNTWTASALRVAGLRTGWWNPLPASLGLSMRLYN, encoded by the coding sequence ATGAGGAAACTCGGGCGCATCCTCGCTACGCTGGTCGTCGCGGTTGCGCTTGCTGCGACGCTCGGCACGCTGGTGCCGCGACCGCTGTGGCGGGCCGCAGCCGCGGCACCCGCCGGCACGCGCCACATACTGGTACTGAAAAATCCAATCCACACCGACATCGCCATTCCGGTCGATGACGACGTGCGCAAGCGCTTCCATTTCCTGGTCAACGCCGGCATTCCCGCCGACAGTCCGGAGGTCCGCTACATCGTCTTCGGCTGGGGCGGCCGTGCCTTCTATCTGGAGACGCCGACCTGGTCCGAGCTGAAGGCGGTGCCGGTGATCAAGGCGCTGACTCTCGACACCTCGGTGATGCATGTCGATGTCGCCGGCGAGATCCCCGAGCCGCGCCCCAACGTGACCGGCTTCGACATCGGCGAGGAGCGTTTTACGGCACTGCTCGATTTCATCGTGGCGAGTTTCCAGCAGGGCCCGAACGGCCCGATCCTTGTCCCGGATGCAGCCTATTCCAGGTTCGACCGCTTCTACGAAGCTAACGGCCATTTCAACGCGCTGGTCGGCTGCAACACCTGGACGGCGTCGGCACTGCGCGTCGCCGGCCTGCGCACCGGCTGGTGGAACCCGCTGCCGGCCTCGCTCGGCCTGTCGATGCGGCTTTACAATTGA
- a CDS encoding amino acid ABC transporter ATP-binding protein gives MHISDTDVAIDIIAMHKWYGEFHVLKDINLKVMRGERIVICGPSGSGKSTMIRCINRLEEHQKGKIIVDGKELTNDLKKIDEVRREVGMVFQHFNLFPHLTILENCTLAPIWVRKTPKKQAEEIAMHFLKRVKIPEQANKYPGQLSGGQQQRVAIARSLCMNPRIMLFDEPTSALDPEMIKEVLETMVGLAEEGMTMLCVTHEMGFARKVANRVIFMDQGQIVEQNTPAEFFDHPRHERTKLFLSQILH, from the coding sequence ATGCACATCTCCGACACCGATGTCGCCATCGACATCATCGCCATGCACAAATGGTATGGCGAATTCCACGTGCTGAAGGACATCAACCTGAAGGTGATGCGCGGCGAGCGCATCGTCATCTGCGGCCCTTCGGGCTCCGGCAAGTCGACAATGATCCGCTGCATCAACCGGCTGGAAGAACACCAGAAGGGCAAGATCATCGTCGACGGCAAGGAACTGACCAACGATCTGAAGAAGATCGACGAAGTGCGCCGCGAGGTCGGCATGGTGTTCCAGCACTTCAACCTGTTCCCGCATCTGACCATCCTCGAGAACTGCACGCTGGCGCCGATCTGGGTGCGCAAGACGCCGAAGAAGCAGGCCGAGGAAATCGCCATGCACTTCCTCAAGCGCGTCAAGATCCCGGAGCAGGCCAACAAATATCCGGGACAGCTTTCCGGCGGCCAGCAGCAGCGCGTGGCGATCGCCCGCTCGCTGTGCATGAACCCGCGCATCATGCTGTTCGACGAGCCGACCTCGGCGCTCGATCCGGAAATGATCAAGGAAGTGCTGGAGACAATGGTTGGTCTGGCCGAAGAAGGCATGACCATGCTTTGCGTCACCCACGAAATGGGCTTTGCGCGCAAGGTCGCCAACCGCGTGATCTTCATGGATCAGGGCCAGATCGTCGAGCAGAACACGCCGGCCGAGTTCTTCGACCATCCGCGCCACGAGCGGACAAAACTGTTCCTGTCGCAGATCCTGCACTGA
- a CDS encoding amino acid ABC transporter permease → MQEHDTSWVRTEMALAQTPPAGVRGPGAWVRQNLIGSVGDTILTVIGIALVVMILPQVINWAFINAQWTGTDRTFCATVAQGGIQPDGWSGACWAFVNAKFGQFMFGRYPIEERWRPILVAILFVALLVPLLIPRVPHKGLNALLFFLAMPILAFVLLVGGMFGLPHVETPLWGGLLVTLSLSFVGIAASLPIGIVLALGRRSKMPIVKTLCVVFIETVRGIPLITVLFMASVMLPLFLPAGVTFDKLLRALIGVSLFAAAYMAEVVRGGLQAIPKGQYEGADSLGLGYWQKMNLIVLPQALKLVIPGIVNTFIGMFKDTSLVYIIGMFDLLGVVKLNFSDANWATPQTARSGLIFAAFVFWLFCFGMSRYSMYTERRLDTGHKR, encoded by the coding sequence ATGCAGGAACACGATACCTCCTGGGTTCGCACCGAAATGGCGTTGGCGCAGACGCCCCCGGCCGGCGTGCGCGGTCCGGGTGCCTGGGTGCGCCAGAACCTGATCGGCTCGGTTGGCGACACCATCCTGACCGTCATCGGCATCGCGCTGGTGGTGATGATCCTGCCGCAAGTCATCAACTGGGCCTTCATCAACGCCCAGTGGACCGGAACCGACCGCACTTTCTGCGCCACGGTGGCGCAAGGCGGCATCCAGCCGGACGGATGGTCCGGTGCTTGCTGGGCCTTCGTCAACGCCAAGTTCGGCCAGTTCATGTTCGGCCGCTATCCGATCGAGGAGCGCTGGCGGCCGATCCTCGTCGCCATCCTGTTCGTGGCGTTGCTGGTGCCGCTGCTCATCCCGCGCGTGCCGCACAAGGGGTTGAACGCCCTCCTGTTCTTCCTGGCGATGCCGATCCTTGCCTTCGTCCTGCTGGTCGGCGGCATGTTCGGCCTGCCGCATGTCGAAACGCCGCTGTGGGGCGGCCTGCTGGTGACGCTCAGCCTGTCCTTCGTCGGCATTGCCGCGTCGCTGCCGATCGGCATCGTGTTGGCCCTCGGCAGGCGTTCGAAGATGCCGATCGTCAAGACGCTGTGCGTCGTCTTCATCGAGACGGTGCGTGGCATCCCGCTGATCACCGTTCTGTTCATGGCCAGCGTCATGCTGCCGCTGTTCCTGCCGGCCGGCGTGACCTTCGACAAGCTGCTGCGCGCGCTGATCGGCGTGTCGCTGTTTGCCGCCGCCTACATGGCCGAAGTGGTGCGCGGCGGCCTGCAGGCCATTCCCAAGGGCCAGTATGAGGGTGCCGATTCGCTCGGCCTCGGCTACTGGCAGAAGATGAACCTGATCGTGTTGCCGCAGGCGCTGAAGCTGGTCATTCCCGGCATCGTCAACACCTTCATCGGCATGTTCAAGGACACCAGCCTTGTCTACATCATCGGCATGTTCGACCTGCTCGGCGTGGTCAAGCTGAACTTTTCCGATGCCAACTGGGCGACGCCGCAGACGGCCAGGTCCGGCCTGATCTTCGCTGCCTTCGTCTTCTGGCTGTTCTGCTTCGGCATGTCGCGCTATTCAATGTACACGGAACGCCGGCTCGACACCGGCCACAAACGCTAA
- a CDS encoding amino acid ABC transporter permease: protein MASQEILREEPSRASFVNDPKVRGIFFQVVVVVLLVSGVWWIVQNTIDNLARLHIASGFGFLRGRAGFDISDTAIAYSSDSTYGRAIVVGFINTLIVAGVGIVTATLIGFILGIGRLSRNWLIRKICMVYVEIFRNIPPLLVIFFWYSGVLAVLPIPRESINLPFGSFLNQRGFYFPRAVWGDGSWLIFVALLVGIAMAWFVARKARQRQMATGQQFPVFWTSVALVVGLPLLAYALSGFPLTFDFPKQSTFNLTGGFQVKPEFLSLYLALSCYTAAFIAEIVRAGIMGVSKGQTEAAGALGLRPGSILRLVVVPQAMRIIIPPLTSQYLNLTKNSSLAIAIGYPDLTATAGTVLNQTGQAIECVLIMMVVYLALSLLTSAVMNVVNAKMALVER, encoded by the coding sequence ATGGCATCGCAGGAAATTCTTCGCGAGGAGCCAAGCCGGGCTTCTTTCGTCAACGATCCGAAAGTCCGCGGCATATTCTTCCAGGTCGTGGTTGTCGTCTTGCTGGTGTCGGGCGTCTGGTGGATTGTCCAAAACACCATCGACAATCTGGCGCGGCTTCACATTGCATCGGGGTTCGGCTTCCTCAGGGGGCGTGCCGGCTTCGACATTTCCGACACCGCGATCGCCTATTCGTCGGATTCGACTTATGGCCGCGCCATCGTCGTCGGCTTCATCAACACCCTTATTGTTGCCGGCGTCGGTATCGTCACTGCGACCCTCATCGGCTTCATCCTCGGCATTGGCCGCCTGTCGCGCAACTGGCTGATCCGCAAGATCTGCATGGTCTATGTCGAGATCTTCCGCAACATACCGCCGCTGCTGGTCATCTTCTTCTGGTATTCCGGCGTGCTTGCCGTGCTTCCCATACCGCGCGAGAGCATCAACCTGCCGTTCGGCTCCTTCCTCAACCAGCGCGGCTTCTATTTTCCGCGCGCTGTCTGGGGCGATGGCTCCTGGTTGATCTTCGTCGCTTTGCTTGTCGGCATCGCCATGGCGTGGTTCGTCGCCCGCAAGGCGCGTCAGCGGCAGATGGCCACCGGCCAGCAATTCCCGGTGTTCTGGACATCAGTGGCGCTTGTCGTCGGGTTGCCGCTGCTTGCCTACGCGCTGAGCGGTTTCCCGCTGACCTTTGATTTTCCAAAACAATCGACCTTCAACCTGACCGGTGGCTTCCAGGTCAAGCCGGAGTTCCTGTCGCTCTATCTGGCGCTGTCCTGCTACACGGCGGCCTTCATCGCCGAGATCGTGCGCGCCGGCATCATGGGTGTCAGCAAGGGCCAGACCGAGGCAGCCGGAGCGCTCGGCTTGCGACCTGGATCGATCCTGCGGCTCGTCGTCGTTCCGCAAGCGATGCGCATCATCATTCCGCCGCTGACCAGCCAGTACCTCAACCTGACCAAGAACTCCTCGCTCGCCATTGCCATCGGCTATCCCGATCTGACGGCGACAGCCGGCACGGTGCTGAACCAGACCGGCCAGGCGATCGAGTGCGTGTTGATCATGATGGTCGTGTACTTGGCACTCAGCCTGCTGACCTCCGCGGTCATGAATGTGGTCAACGCCAAGATGGCGCTGGTGGAGAGGTAG
- a CDS encoding amino acid ABC transporter substrate-binding protein — MKKIAFGILGAAAFGLIASAASAATLDDVKAKGFIQCGVSTGLAGFSAPDDKGDWQGIDADFCRAVAAAVFGDGTKVKFTPLSAKERFTALQSGEVDILSRNTTWTINRDTALGLNFIGVTYYDGQGFMINAKKLPGVNSALQLSGAAVCVQSGTTTELNLADYFKANKMEYNPVVFEKLEEVNAAYDAGRCDVYTTDQSGLYGIRLTLGAPADHVVLPEIISKEPLGPAVRQGDDQWYHIVKWTYFALLQAEELGITKANIDEMKTSESPEIKRVLGQEADTKIGTDLGVSNDWVVNIVKAVGNYGEMFERNVGSGSPLKIARGINALWTKGGLQYAPPIR; from the coding sequence ATGAAAAAAATTGCATTCGGCATTCTGGGAGCCGCCGCGTTCGGGTTGATAGCTTCGGCCGCGTCAGCGGCCACGCTCGACGACGTCAAGGCGAAGGGCTTCATTCAATGCGGCGTCTCGACCGGTCTGGCCGGCTTCTCGGCGCCGGACGACAAGGGTGACTGGCAAGGCATCGATGCGGATTTCTGCCGCGCGGTCGCGGCCGCCGTCTTCGGTGACGGCACCAAGGTCAAGTTCACGCCGCTCAGCGCCAAGGAACGCTTCACTGCGCTGCAGTCGGGCGAGGTCGACATCCTGTCGCGCAACACCACCTGGACCATCAATCGCGATACAGCACTCGGCCTGAACTTCATCGGCGTCACCTACTATGACGGCCAGGGCTTCATGATCAACGCCAAGAAGCTGCCGGGCGTGAATTCCGCACTACAGCTTTCGGGCGCGGCCGTCTGCGTGCAGAGCGGCACCACGACCGAGCTCAACCTCGCCGACTACTTCAAGGCGAACAAGATGGAGTACAACCCGGTCGTCTTCGAAAAGCTGGAAGAGGTCAACGCCGCCTATGATGCCGGCCGCTGCGACGTCTACACCACCGACCAGTCGGGTCTCTACGGCATCCGCCTGACGCTCGGAGCACCCGCCGACCACGTCGTGCTGCCCGAGATCATCTCCAAGGAGCCGCTCGGACCGGCCGTGCGCCAGGGCGACGACCAGTGGTACCACATCGTCAAGTGGACCTATTTCGCGCTGTTGCAGGCGGAGGAACTCGGCATCACCAAGGCCAACATCGATGAGATGAAGACCTCTGAAAGCCCCGAGATCAAGCGTGTGCTCGGCCAGGAAGCCGATACCAAGATCGGTACCGATCTCGGCGTCTCCAACGACTGGGTCGTCAACATCGTCAAGGCCGTCGGCAACTATGGCGAGATGTTCGAACGCAATGTCGGTTCGGGCAGCCCGCTCAAGATCGCGCGCGGCATCAACGCGCTGTGGACCAAGGGCGGTCTGCAATACGCTCCGCCGATCCGCTGA
- a CDS encoding cystathionine beta-lyase, with the protein MAKDGSGMGINTRLTHSGNNPHDYFGFVNPPVVHASTVLFRDAASMAARNQKYTYGTRGTPTTDALAHAIDALEGSAGTIVVPSGLAAVTVPLLAFLSAGDHVLIVDSVYHPTRNFADTMLKRLGVTVEYYDPHVGAGIAALIKPNTRVVFTESPASNTFEVQDIPAIAKAARAAGAIVMMDNTWATPLYFKPLDHGVDISIHAATKYPAGHSDVLLGTVSANEGCWKQLYESFCTLGCCAGPDDVYQVLRGLRTMGVRLEHHQRSALDIAGWLEGQPGVARVLHPALPSHPNHALWKRDFCGSSGIFSIALKGGTQKQQHAFLDALKIFGLGYSWGGYESLAVPVSLKDRVVAKGPYDGPLIRLQIGLEDVEDLKADLSRGLAAAAAA; encoded by the coding sequence ATGGCAAAAGACGGCAGCGGCATGGGCATCAACACGCGGCTTACCCATTCAGGCAACAATCCGCACGACTATTTCGGCTTCGTCAATCCGCCTGTGGTGCATGCCTCGACTGTGCTCTTTCGTGACGCGGCCTCGATGGCGGCGCGCAACCAGAAATACACCTATGGCACGCGCGGCACGCCGACCACCGACGCGCTGGCCCACGCCATCGACGCGCTGGAAGGCTCGGCCGGCACGATCGTGGTGCCGTCCGGACTTGCGGCGGTGACGGTGCCGCTGCTGGCCTTCCTGTCGGCGGGCGACCATGTCCTGATCGTCGATTCGGTCTATCACCCAACCCGCAATTTCGCCGACACGATGCTGAAGCGCCTCGGCGTCACGGTTGAATATTATGATCCGCATGTCGGCGCCGGCATCGCGGCGCTGATCAAGCCCAACACCAGGGTGGTGTTCACCGAATCGCCGGCCTCCAACACGTTCGAGGTGCAGGACATACCGGCCATCGCCAAGGCGGCGCGTGCCGCAGGCGCGATCGTGATGATGGACAACACCTGGGCGACGCCGCTCTATTTCAAGCCGCTCGACCATGGCGTCGACATCTCGATCCACGCGGCGACGAAATATCCGGCCGGACATTCCGACGTGCTGCTCGGCACCGTGTCGGCCAATGAGGGCTGCTGGAAACAACTCTACGAGAGCTTCTGCACGCTTGGCTGCTGCGCGGGACCCGACGATGTCTACCAGGTGCTGCGCGGCCTGCGCACCATGGGCGTGCGGCTGGAGCATCATCAGCGCAGCGCGCTTGATATCGCCGGCTGGCTGGAGGGTCAGCCGGGCGTGGCGCGCGTGCTGCACCCAGCGCTACCCAGCCACCCCAACCACGCACTCTGGAAGCGCGATTTCTGCGGCTCGAGCGGCATCTTCTCGATCGCGCTCAAGGGCGGCACTCAGAAGCAGCAGCACGCCTTCCTCGACGCGCTCAAGATCTTCGGCCTCGGCTATTCCTGGGGCGGCTATGAGAGCCTTGCCGTGCCGGTCTCGCTTAAGGACCGCGTCGTCGCCAAGGGTCCTTATGACGGTCCGCTGATCCGCCTGCAGATCGGGCTCGAGGATGTCGAGGATCTTAAAGCCGATCTGTCGCGCGGGCTTGCCGCAGCAGCGGCCGCCTGA
- a CDS encoding RNA polymerase sigma factor, which produces MPAVLTAMPLATGDMQLVRRALAREGNAFRTIMETHNQRLYRIARGVVRNDSEAEDIVQEAYVRAFAHLDAFRGESSLATWLSRIVINEALGRLRKKRRTVAVAMPDAPQAEIIPFPLNPSDDPERTMAQRQILWLVERATDNLPDVYRTVFVARVIEGLSTEETSDLLGVRPETVKTRLHRARVLVRKALDDQIGPVLLDAFPFAGRRCERLTEAVMKRLGLES; this is translated from the coding sequence ATGCCTGCTGTCTTGACGGCAATGCCCCTCGCCACCGGCGACATGCAGTTGGTGCGCCGTGCGCTGGCGCGCGAGGGCAATGCCTTCCGCACGATCATGGAGACCCACAACCAGCGGCTCTACCGTATTGCGCGCGGCGTCGTGCGCAACGACAGCGAGGCCGAGGACATCGTCCAGGAGGCCTATGTCAGGGCCTTTGCCCATCTCGACGCCTTTCGCGGCGAATCCTCGCTCGCCACATGGCTGTCGCGCATCGTCATCAACGAGGCGCTCGGCCGCCTGCGCAAAAAGCGGCGCACGGTGGCGGTCGCCATGCCGGACGCACCGCAAGCCGAGATCATCCCGTTTCCCCTCAACCCAAGCGACGATCCGGAGCGGACGATGGCGCAACGGCAGATCCTTTGGCTTGTCGAACGGGCGACCGACAATCTTCCCGATGTCTATCGGACTGTGTTCGTGGCGCGCGTCATCGAGGGGCTGAGCACCGAGGAAACCTCTGATTTGCTCGGCGTGCGCCCCGAAACCGTCAAGACCCGGCTGCACCGCGCCCGCGTGCTTGTGCGCAAGGCGCTGGACGACCAGATCGGCCCGGTGCTGCTCGACGCTTTCCCCTTTGCCGGACGGCGCTGCGAAAGGCTGACCGAAGCGGTGATGAAACGGCTTGGCCTGGAAAGCTGA
- a CDS encoding DUF4142 domain-containing protein has translation MSIRYTATLAALLLLGAAPFAQAADKPTDPQIAHIAYTAGVIDVEAAKLAIEKSKTKEVVDFANDMVRDHQAVNVQALDLVKKLNVTPEDNATSQALTKAAADERAKLAKLDGAAFDKAYVDNEIAYHKQVNGALETLLIPSAENAELKSLLETGLKIFQGHQQHAEHVAGTLK, from the coding sequence ATGTCCATCAGATACACTGCCACGTTGGCCGCGCTGCTGTTGCTCGGCGCCGCCCCGTTTGCACAAGCCGCCGACAAGCCGACCGACCCGCAGATTGCCCATATCGCCTACACGGCCGGAGTGATCGACGTGGAAGCGGCCAAGCTGGCGATCGAGAAATCGAAAACCAAGGAAGTCGTGGACTTTGCCAATGACATGGTGCGCGACCACCAAGCGGTGAACGTGCAGGCGCTCGACCTGGTCAAGAAGCTCAACGTCACACCCGAGGACAACGCCACCAGCCAGGCGCTTACCAAGGCTGCCGCCGATGAACGGGCCAAGCTCGCCAAGCTCGACGGCGCTGCTTTCGACAAGGCCTATGTCGACAACGAGATCGCCTATCACAAGCAGGTCAATGGCGCGCTCGAAACCCTGCTGATCCCCTCGGCGGAGAATGCCGAACTGAAGAGCCTGCTTGAGACCGGCCTGAAGATATTCCAGGGCCATCAACAGCACGCCGAACATGTCGCCGGCACGCTGAAGTAA
- a CDS encoding cupredoxin family copper-binding protein produces MSKRHLLLALLLTIGASPVRAETIVVTIDKLVFSPATVEAKVGDTIEWVNKDVFAHTATVKGGWEVMIPPKASASLTLQTAEAVDYFCRFHPNMKGRVTVTP; encoded by the coding sequence ATGTCGAAACGACATCTGTTGCTTGCATTGCTGCTGACGATCGGTGCCTCGCCGGTACGGGCCGAAACCATCGTGGTGACGATCGACAAACTGGTGTTCTCGCCAGCGACTGTCGAGGCGAAGGTCGGCGACACGATCGAGTGGGTGAACAAGGACGTGTTCGCCCACACGGCGACTGTGAAGGGCGGCTGGGAAGTGATGATCCCACCGAAAGCATCGGCAAGCCTGACGCTGCAAACGGCGGAAGCGGTCGACTATTTCTGCCGCTTCCATCCGAACATGAAGGGCCGTGTGACGGTGACACCTTGA
- a CDS encoding LysR family transcriptional regulator gives MPPLNTLRAFEAAARHESFAKAADELGVTPAAVSHQIKALEAWLGSPLFVRHAQGLHLTEAGRAALPAFSTAFDAMGLAVQELRIWAPRPQVSIAALPSIAQLWLAPRLPALRAALPALRPSIHALEEPPDFRREPFDLAIFLTRHRANGSRSFKLCDDVIFPVCTPALAEQLKTPTDLASQLLLWDTTWTGDWNLWFESVGVKGPSIESGSEFSLYSMALQAAIDGAGVLMGHEALVSRALAAGSLVAPFPERRVPSGLSLEVLAPDRPPAQAAQMIEWLLSQA, from the coding sequence ATGCCGCCTCTCAACACTTTGCGCGCCTTTGAGGCTGCAGCTCGCCATGAGAGCTTTGCCAAGGCCGCGGACGAACTCGGCGTTACCCCGGCGGCGGTGTCACACCAGATCAAGGCCCTCGAAGCGTGGCTTGGCTCCCCGCTTTTTGTCCGCCACGCTCAGGGGCTGCATTTGACCGAGGCTGGACGCGCGGCCCTTCCGGCTTTCTCCACCGCATTCGACGCCATGGGCCTTGCCGTCCAGGAACTGCGCATCTGGGCTCCGAGACCGCAGGTCAGCATCGCTGCCTTGCCATCGATCGCCCAGCTGTGGCTGGCTCCGCGTCTGCCGGCGCTTCGCGCCGCCCTTCCGGCCCTGCGGCCATCCATCCATGCACTGGAGGAGCCACCTGATTTCAGGCGGGAGCCGTTTGACCTCGCTATTTTCCTGACGCGGCACCGGGCGAACGGCAGCCGCTCGTTCAAGCTGTGCGACGACGTCATATTTCCAGTCTGTACCCCTGCCTTGGCGGAACAGTTGAAAACACCCACGGATCTCGCCTCGCAGCTTCTGCTATGGGACACCACGTGGACCGGCGACTGGAACCTGTGGTTCGAAAGTGTTGGCGTGAAAGGCCCGTCGATCGAATCCGGCTCCGAGTTTTCGCTCTACAGCATGGCGCTGCAGGCCGCCATCGACGGCGCCGGTGTGCTGATGGGGCATGAAGCCTTGGTGTCGCGTGCGCTCGCCGCCGGTTCTTTGGTGGCGCCGTTCCCGGAGCGGCGCGTCCCGAGCGGCCTCAGTCTCGAAGTGCTCGCTCCCGATCGGCCGCCTGCCCAGGCGGCACAAATGATCGAGTGGCTGCTTTCGCAAGCCTAG
- a CDS encoding branched-chain amino acid ABC transporter substrate-binding protein — protein sequence MRMIVQMMTAALMTAAAVGAARADIVFGVAGPMSGPNAAYGEQYRVGVETAVERINANGGVLGQKLAVSVGDDVSDPKQGVSVANKFVADGVHYVVGHYNSGVTIPASEVYAENGVLFVTPTATNPMVTERGLWNAFRACGRDDQQGSIAAKFILDRFKDKKIAIVDDKSTAGKGLADEMAKAYNVGGGKEVLHEEVNPGEKDYSPLVAKIKESGADLVYYGGQHTEAGLIVRQMHDQGVTTILMGGDGISNSEFGAIGGDAAAGTLMTSFPDPATFAEAKDAVADLKAKNVPTEAVTLYAYAATQILAEAISKAKADDPKAAAVYLHSGAGISSVLGSISYDDKGDIKQPGFVVFEWQKVDGKLTPVALK from the coding sequence ATGCGCATGATCGTGCAGATGATGACTGCTGCCCTTATGACAGCTGCTGCTGTCGGCGCTGCGAGGGCGGATATTGTGTTCGGCGTCGCAGGCCCGATGTCGGGGCCGAACGCCGCTTACGGAGAACAGTACCGCGTCGGTGTCGAAACCGCGGTCGAACGCATCAACGCCAATGGCGGCGTTCTCGGGCAGAAGCTTGCCGTGTCGGTCGGTGACGATGTCTCCGATCCAAAACAGGGCGTTTCGGTCGCCAACAAATTCGTCGCCGATGGCGTACATTATGTCGTCGGGCACTATAATTCGGGCGTCACCATTCCCGCTTCCGAGGTCTATGCGGAGAACGGCGTTCTGTTCGTCACGCCGACGGCCACCAACCCGATGGTAACGGAGCGCGGCCTGTGGAACGCTTTCAGGGCGTGCGGGCGCGACGATCAGCAGGGCTCGATCGCCGCCAAATTCATTCTCGACCGTTTCAAGGACAAGAAGATCGCAATCGTCGACGACAAGTCGACCGCGGGCAAAGGCTTGGCCGACGAAATGGCCAAGGCCTACAACGTCGGCGGCGGCAAGGAAGTTCTCCATGAGGAGGTGAACCCGGGCGAGAAGGACTACAGCCCGCTCGTCGCAAAGATCAAGGAATCGGGAGCCGACCTCGTCTACTATGGCGGTCAGCATACAGAGGCCGGCCTTATCGTGCGTCAGATGCACGATCAGGGCGTCACCACGATCCTGATGGGCGGCGACGGCATCTCCAACAGCGAATTCGGCGCCATCGGCGGTGATGCCGCCGCTGGAACCTTGATGACGTCGTTCCCCGACCCGGCAACATTTGCGGAAGCCAAGGACGCGGTTGCGGACCTGAAGGCCAAAAATGTGCCCACCGAAGCGGTGACCCTCTATGCCTACGCCGCAACGCAGATTCTTGCCGAGGCCATCAGCAAAGCCAAGGCCGATGATCCCAAGGCTGCTGCCGTCTACCTTCACTCCGGCGCCGGCATCTCGAGCGTGCTCGGTTCGATCTCCTATGACGACAAGGGGGATATCAAGCAGCCGGGGTTCGTCGTATTTGAGTGGCAGAAGGTCGACGGCAAACTGACACCGGTCGCCCTCAAATAG